Proteins encoded in a region of the Petrotoga mexicana DSM 14811 genome:
- a CDS encoding carbon-nitrogen hydrolase family protein: protein MKKVFGLVQLSSKLNDKETNLKKLDSLISKEVKKADLYILPEFFNIGYDLESINNYAEDLAEIIPEGETTQEVIRIAKKYNVSIVANILEKDPIIIGKYYDTSILIDDSGKLLGKYRKIFVFPKEKFRLSEGTSIEIIDWKGIKIGLSICYDHAFPELYRVMALRGAQILIITSAVPKGFEKLVEVRTSARAQDNQLFAIGVNAVGKPSEDSIPFCGNSIAVDPHGDTLIKLEDEEDVIAQVSIDTDKILEERLLEPSLHEIKMLKIYNEIAFKID, encoded by the coding sequence ATGAAAAAAGTATTTGGTTTAGTGCAATTGAGCTCAAAATTGAATGACAAAGAAACAAACCTTAAAAAGTTAGATTCTTTGATTTCAAAAGAAGTAAAAAAAGCGGATTTATACATCCTACCAGAGTTTTTTAACATAGGATACGATCTTGAAAGTATTAACAATTACGCCGAAGATCTTGCCGAAATTATACCAGAAGGTGAAACTACTCAAGAAGTTATAAGGATTGCAAAGAAATACAACGTTTCTATTGTTGCAAACATTTTAGAAAAAGACCCAATAATAATTGGGAAGTATTACGATACCTCGATTTTAATAGATGATTCAGGTAAATTACTTGGTAAGTATAGAAAAATATTTGTTTTTCCAAAAGAAAAGTTTAGACTTTCCGAAGGAACGTCTATAGAGATAATAGATTGGAAAGGTATAAAAATCGGTTTATCAATTTGTTATGATCATGCTTTTCCAGAATTATATAGGGTAATGGCCCTTAGAGGGGCACAAATACTAATAATTACCTCTGCTGTTCCAAAAGGTTTTGAAAAATTAGTAGAGGTAAGAACATCCGCCCGGGCACAAGATAATCAACTGTTTGCAATCGGGGTAAACGCCGTTGGTAAACCCTCTGAAGATTCGATTCCTTTTTGCGGAAATTCCATAGCTGTTGATCCACATGGAGATACCCTGATTAAATTGGAAGATGAAGAAGATGTAATTGCACAGGTAAGTATAGATACCGATAAAATTCTTGAAGAAAGGCTTTTGGAGCCATCACTTCACGAAATAAAGATGTTGAAGATCTACAATGAGATAGCTTTCAAAATTGATTAA
- a CDS encoding aminopeptidase P family protein — translation MADVKSRREKIMNGLEEGSMLILYSGKSPVKSADETYSFTPDRNFYYFTDLDIENAYLLIYKTESKTVEKLFIERNDPKLARWVGEKPSKEHCSKFSKIQEEDISFLDELNGYIGDTLSRFNIKNVYLYLKSPHWESMTKEKQIAQETQRLFPYVSIKDVSAKIAELRTIKDEEEINNIKKAIEITREGILNIIKNSKPGMYEYELEAYFDFSLRKNGVKDFAFKPIVASGPNSTILHYSANSRKTQEGDLVLLDLGAQYNYYSGDISRTFPISRQFSPRQAEIYQIVLNTQKEVQSQAKPGLTLFELNEIAKKSLAESCKKIGLIKTDEELSKYYFHSVSHFLGLDTHDVGDRNIPLKPGMVITNEPGLYIEEEGIGVRIEDDLLITENGCENLSREIPKEIEEIECIWSVF, via the coding sequence ATGGCAGATGTAAAAAGTAGAAGAGAAAAAATAATGAACGGTTTGGAAGAAGGTTCGATGTTGATTCTTTACTCAGGAAAAAGTCCAGTAAAAAGCGCAGACGAAACCTATAGCTTTACTCCTGATCGAAACTTCTACTATTTTACGGATTTAGATATAGAAAACGCTTATTTATTAATTTACAAAACCGAATCAAAAACAGTTGAAAAACTATTCATAGAAAGAAACGATCCAAAGTTAGCTAGATGGGTTGGTGAAAAGCCAAGTAAAGAACATTGTTCTAAGTTTAGTAAAATTCAAGAAGAAGATATATCTTTTTTGGATGAATTAAATGGATATATTGGAGACACCCTATCAAGGTTTAACATTAAGAATGTATATTTGTATTTAAAATCTCCTCATTGGGAGAGTATGACAAAAGAAAAGCAAATTGCTCAAGAAACACAAAGATTATTTCCATATGTTAGTATAAAAGATGTTTCAGCAAAAATAGCAGAATTGAGGACTATTAAAGATGAAGAAGAAATCAATAATATTAAGAAAGCCATTGAAATTACAAGAGAAGGGATTTTGAACATAATAAAAAATTCAAAGCCTGGAATGTACGAGTACGAGCTTGAAGCATATTTTGATTTTTCTTTGAGAAAAAACGGGGTAAAAGATTTCGCTTTTAAACCAATAGTAGCCTCAGGACCAAATTCTACGATTTTACATTACTCTGCAAACAGCCGAAAAACACAAGAGGGCGATTTAGTATTGTTGGACTTGGGGGCACAATATAATTATTATAGTGGGGATATATCAAGGACTTTTCCCATAAGTAGACAGTTTTCTCCAAGACAAGCAGAAATTTACCAAATTGTTTTAAATACCCAGAAAGAAGTTCAGTCACAAGCCAAACCAGGTTTAACCCTTTTTGAATTGAATGAAATTGCCAAGAAATCGTTAGCAGAAAGTTGTAAAAAAATTGGCTTGATTAAAACCGATGAAGAGCTTTCAAAATATTATTTTCATTCCGTGAGTCACTTTTTAGGTTTGGATACCCATGACGTAGGAGATAGGAATATTCCTTTAAAACCAGGAATGGTCATTACCAATGAGCCAGGTTTGTATATAGAAGAAGAGGGTATCGGGGTTCGCATAGAAGACGATCTTCTTATAACTGAGAATGGATGC
- a CDS encoding glycosyl hydrolase-related protein has translation MYYIISHTHWDREWFAPADITKKMLPSLFQKLFELIDNNPEYKFVLDGQMLIVKDYLSNFQGEERKKVENELKKYSKNIAFGPYYGQIDWRVSEESSIRNIILGRQEAKKYGNVMNIGWLLDNFGFSSQVAQINSKCEIEGCFLWRGLKVKFPKIGFTWSSPDGSKIHGIFLLDSYRNIMRLKDFPEVMEKRLELEINKLKKYSKTNYLPLLNGYDLDPVPEDPTDGELKTVFPDEFIQGYFKQEDPSLIGEYVGELMDGSVVSVFPGSLSTRQYLKIMNWHSEYMLSKVLEPLIAIADNSEDDKEIQKAWEYLIMNLVHDSIGGVGVDQIHEDMEERYNKIKEIFESTLNKVLDKVGQILPLGYTCLNLNLQEIPVLFEDKETLYRFSAPSGSLSKVHLKKYKVSYLEKPINSFHWENEHFKALVENGKLRIKKENNDYLIRAVLVEDKGDEYSSAFDKELNLTFSRMRLKARSDNYSKIALDFTSNEVDFTLYLTFSELPYINIEIESLGKGSDYGLLLSLIGDGDINAGVPFDSVKRPYEVKYEEPEEEMKKFLVAAREISFNNVFSMKDYAGLEKDDHFAAFMAKGIYSYTTHSTTSLTPFGAFSAEKAASLILLRSVSWLSVENVKGRIGDAGPVMYTPGAEVKRKMKIEAAFCISSKDNFLKYKNSFINPPLLFYKHSNNSGLENQAGVVHKFYSSVDENIEFVNMKPSIDKEGITLRFFNPTHKKKEIKLPQKSIKTDLLENELEEFDGTIKPKEILTLKIPKLSFNICSDDQGSKVNIVYPKFTWDISEDLSKPDIDIINNMEREAKDLKEHIKDLEKKIKESQGINRYELLFEKYKLMRKALELELSSLYNRSKIERVDPSKIEHIIVELNDVRIKRRGIEFLLATLK, from the coding sequence ATGTACTACATCATTTCACACACTCATTGGGATAGAGAATGGTTCGCTCCGGCGGATATAACAAAAAAAATGCTACCTAGTTTATTTCAAAAACTCTTCGAGTTAATTGATAATAATCCTGAATACAAATTTGTGTTAGATGGACAAATGTTGATAGTGAAAGATTATTTAAGTAATTTTCAAGGAGAAGAAAGAAAAAAAGTAGAGAACGAATTGAAAAAATACTCTAAAAATATAGCCTTTGGCCCATACTATGGACAAATTGATTGGAGAGTATCTGAAGAAAGCTCAATTAGAAATATTATATTGGGTAGACAAGAGGCTAAAAAATATGGAAATGTCATGAATATAGGTTGGTTACTGGATAATTTTGGTTTTTCGTCTCAAGTTGCACAAATTAATTCTAAATGTGAAATAGAAGGTTGTTTCCTCTGGAGAGGGTTAAAAGTGAAATTTCCAAAAATCGGGTTTACTTGGAGCAGCCCCGATGGTAGCAAAATTCACGGCATATTTTTACTCGATAGTTATAGGAATATCATGAGGTTGAAAGATTTTCCAGAAGTTATGGAAAAAAGATTGGAATTGGAAATTAACAAGCTAAAAAAATATTCGAAAACTAATTATCTCCCTTTACTAAACGGATACGACTTGGACCCTGTTCCAGAAGATCCCACTGATGGAGAATTAAAAACGGTTTTTCCAGATGAGTTTATACAAGGATATTTTAAACAAGAAGACCCTTCTTTAATAGGAGAATACGTGGGTGAACTCATGGATGGAAGCGTTGTTTCGGTATTTCCAGGAAGTTTATCAACAAGGCAGTATTTAAAAATTATGAATTGGCATTCTGAATATATGCTCTCTAAGGTATTAGAACCCTTGATTGCTATCGCAGACAATTCTGAAGACGATAAAGAGATACAAAAGGCTTGGGAATATTTAATAATGAACCTAGTCCACGACAGCATAGGAGGAGTAGGAGTAGATCAGATTCATGAAGATATGGAAGAAAGATACAATAAAATTAAAGAGATTTTTGAATCAACTTTAAATAAAGTTTTGGATAAGGTAGGCCAGATTTTACCTTTAGGTTATACTTGTCTAAACTTGAATCTTCAGGAAATACCCGTATTATTTGAAGATAAAGAAACCCTTTATAGATTTTCTGCACCATCAGGCAGTTTATCAAAAGTACATTTAAAAAAGTATAAAGTAAGTTATTTAGAAAAACCAATAAATAGTTTTCATTGGGAGAACGAACATTTCAAAGCATTGGTTGAAAACGGGAAGCTTAGAATTAAAAAGGAAAATAACGATTATTTAATCAGAGCTGTTTTGGTAGAAGATAAGGGTGATGAATACTCTTCTGCATTTGATAAAGAGTTGAACTTAACTTTCTCAAGAATGAGATTGAAAGCACGGTCAGATAATTATTCCAAAATAGCTCTTGATTTTACCAGCAACGAAGTTGACTTCACCCTTTATTTGACATTTTCAGAATTGCCCTATATCAATATCGAAATTGAATCTTTGGGAAAAGGATCAGATTATGGATTACTTTTATCTTTAATTGGAGATGGAGATATAAATGCAGGTGTACCTTTTGATTCTGTAAAAAGACCATATGAAGTAAAATATGAGGAACCAGAAGAAGAAATGAAAAAGTTTTTAGTTGCTGCAAGAGAAATCTCTTTTAATAACGTTTTTTCTATGAAGGATTACGCTGGATTAGAAAAGGATGACCATTTTGCAGCCTTTATGGCCAAAGGAATTTATAGTTATACCACACATTCTACGACATCCTTGACCCCGTTCGGGGCGTTTTCTGCAGAAAAAGCTGCTTCTTTAATTTTATTAAGATCTGTAAGCTGGCTTTCTGTTGAAAATGTAAAAGGAAGAATTGGAGATGCCGGTCCCGTAATGTACACTCCTGGAGCCGAAGTAAAAAGAAAAATGAAAATTGAAGCCGCCTTTTGCATATCATCTAAAGATAATTTTTTGAAATACAAAAATTCCTTTATCAATCCGCCTTTATTGTTTTATAAACATAGTAATAATTCAGGTTTAGAAAACCAGGCCGGGGTGGTGCATAAATTCTATTCTTCAGTGGATGAAAACATAGAATTTGTGAATATGAAACCTTCAATAGACAAAGAAGGGATAACCCTACGGTTTTTTAATCCTACTCACAAGAAAAAAGAGATAAAATTACCTCAAAAATCAATAAAAACCGATTTATTAGAGAATGAATTAGAAGAATTCGATGGAACAATCAAGCCAAAAGAGATATTAACTTTAAAAATACCTAAGCTATCTTTTAATATTTGTTCTGATGATCAAGGCTCAAAAGTTAACATCGTATATCCTAAATTTACGTGGGATATCTCTGAAGATCTTTCGAAACCGGATATAGATATAATAAATAATATGGAAAGAGAAGCCAAAGATCTTAAAGAACATATAAAAGATTTAGAAAAGAAAATAAAAGAAAGTCAAGGTATTAACAGGTATGAATTGCTTTTTGAAAAGTATAAATTAATGAGGAAGGCGCTAGAATTAGAGTTATCCTCGTTATATAACAGATCTAAGATTGAACGTGTGGATCCTTCAAAAATAGAACATATAATTGTAGAGTTGAACGATGTCAGAATAAAAAGGAGAGGCATAGAGTTTTTACTGGCTACTCTCAAGTAG
- a CDS encoding carbohydrate ABC transporter permease has product MTKKNKTIRAILFIILVIFAIYTIMPIFWVFVTSLKTPEEARSFPPTLIPKEITFENYKLLFQDEQMMRSFLNSIIVAVPATLLCVIISALAAFSFSRYKFRGKKQLLAAVMGVFMIPITMNTIPLYLIFQRMGLLDTYAGVILAYQVLIIPLNIFILKNHFDTIPISLEEAAALDGATTMQRFTKVIMPLSWPGLSISFIFTFRFAWNEFVLPMILISSPSKTVFQVAMYRFLGLYSIDWGLLSAAIVIGMIPILIIIIFFQRQLLQGIQAGSIKG; this is encoded by the coding sequence ATGACCAAAAAGAATAAAACAATTAGAGCTATATTATTTATTATTCTTGTTATATTCGCTATTTATACGATAATGCCCATATTTTGGGTGTTTGTTACTTCACTAAAAACACCAGAGGAAGCAAGATCATTCCCTCCTACTTTAATTCCTAAAGAAATTACATTTGAAAACTACAAGTTGCTTTTTCAAGATGAACAAATGATGAGAAGCTTTCTGAATAGTATTATAGTAGCGGTTCCAGCAACTCTACTATGTGTTATAATTTCTGCGTTAGCAGCATTCTCCTTTTCAAGGTACAAATTCAGAGGGAAAAAGCAACTTTTAGCTGCAGTGATGGGAGTTTTTATGATTCCTATTACGATGAACACAATCCCGCTCTATTTGATATTTCAGAGGATGGGTTTGCTAGATACATATGCGGGAGTAATCCTGGCTTATCAGGTTTTAATCATACCCTTGAATATTTTTATTCTCAAAAATCATTTTGATACCATTCCTATTTCTTTAGAAGAGGCGGCGGCGCTTGATGGTGCCACTACCATGCAAAGATTTACTAAAGTGATAATGCCTTTATCTTGGCCTGGTTTAAGTATATCTTTTATATTCACTTTCAGATTTGCATGGAATGAATTTGTTTTACCTATGATCTTAATAAGTTCTCCCAGTAAAACTGTTTTCCAAGTTGCAATGTACAGGTTTTTGGGACTTTACAGTATAGATTGGGGCTTACTTAGTGCCGCTATAGTAATTGGTATGATCCCAATTTTGATAATAATAATATTCTTTCAGAGACAGCTCTTACAAGGGATACAGGCTGGTTCAATTAAAGGATAA
- the fliS gene encoding flagellar export chaperone FliS yields MYNNNQNANYYFENSIKTASPAKLVELLYQNSIERINRAIKAIENKNFSEANKQIIRVEDIVTELNVSLNLEKGGEIAKNLRALYNYMYQRLLESNTKKDIEILKEVRSFLQELLDTWKELLKKEVKTSRELNAKSVDPKFDLQY; encoded by the coding sequence ATGTACAATAATAATCAAAACGCTAACTATTATTTTGAAAACAGTATAAAAACAGCTAGTCCCGCAAAATTAGTCGAACTTTTGTATCAAAATTCGATAGAAAGAATAAATAGAGCAATAAAAGCTATTGAAAACAAAAATTTTTCCGAGGCCAATAAACAGATCATAAGAGTTGAAGACATAGTCACAGAACTCAACGTTTCTTTGAATCTTGAAAAAGGTGGAGAGATAGCTAAAAACCTCAGAGCACTTTATAATTACATGTATCAAAGATTGTTAGAATCAAATACCAAAAAGGATATTGAAATTTTAAAAGAAGTAAGATCTTTCCTACAAGAGCTCTTAGATACCTGGAAAGAACTATTGAAAAAAGAAGTCAAAACTTCCCGTGAGTTAAACGCTAAATCTGTCGACCCTAAATTTGATCTTCAATATTAA
- a CDS encoding dipeptidase, which yields MINFKEQAHKILEENLVIDAHFDLLMDVANQRKFGIHKVIETDHLDNFRKGGLNAVISSLFIESFLTPEISLREALDQISSFYQELEESSDYLMLCKSYEDIIKAKESNKIGIFLSFEGVEPLYNDLDLLDIFYRLGVRFVGLTWSRRNYAGDGSKFLPPDPTKNSNGLSDFGIDLVKKAQSLGMIIDVSHLNDKGFWQVIELTKGPIIASHSNCRKIVNLERNLSDSQIKAIADTDGVIGINAFNKIVAKDSEKANVDDLVKHIDHIVNLVGIEYVGLGFDFCEHLKKFNPQFVNELNPSPSFQVLDNHSNIVLLVEKLLQRGYGEENIKKILGENFSRVYKKVLID from the coding sequence TTGATTAACTTCAAAGAACAAGCTCATAAAATCTTAGAAGAAAATCTTGTAATCGATGCACATTTCGATTTACTAATGGATGTAGCAAATCAAAGAAAATTTGGAATCCATAAAGTGATAGAAACCGATCATCTCGACAATTTTCGCAAAGGCGGACTAAATGCCGTAATTTCCTCTTTGTTTATCGAAAGTTTTTTAACCCCTGAAATCTCATTAAGAGAGGCTTTAGACCAAATCAGCTCATTTTACCAGGAATTAGAAGAATCAAGCGATTATTTAATGTTATGTAAATCATACGAAGATATAATTAAAGCAAAAGAAAGTAATAAAATCGGAATATTTTTATCTTTTGAGGGTGTTGAACCCTTATACAACGATTTAGATTTACTCGATATCTTTTATCGTTTAGGTGTAAGATTTGTTGGACTGACTTGGAGTAGAAGAAACTATGCTGGTGATGGAAGTAAGTTTTTACCGCCAGACCCAACGAAAAATTCAAATGGTTTATCTGATTTTGGAATAGATTTAGTTAAAAAAGCTCAAAGTTTAGGTATGATAATAGATGTTAGCCATTTGAATGATAAAGGATTTTGGCAAGTTATTGAGCTTACTAAAGGACCTATAATAGCTTCCCATTCTAATTGTAGAAAGATAGTAAACTTAGAAAGAAATCTCTCTGATTCACAGATAAAAGCGATAGCAGATACCGACGGTGTAATAGGAATAAACGCCTTTAATAAAATCGTCGCCAAGGATTCGGAAAAAGCCAACGTTGACGATTTAGTTAAACATATAGATCACATTGTAAATTTAGTTGGAATCGAGTATGTAGGTTTAGGATTTGATTTCTGTGAGCATTTAAAAAAATTTAACCCCCAGTTTGTTAACGAACTTAATCCATCTCCATCTTTTCAAGTTTTAGATAACCATTCAAATATTGTGTTACTCGTTGAGAAATTACTGCAAAGGGGATATGGTGAAGAAAACATAAAAAAGATCTTGGGAGAAAATTTTTCAAGGGTGTATAAAAAGGTACTAATTGATTAG
- a CDS encoding ABC transporter substrate-binding protein codes for MSRKILVSFVLFVMIFSSMALAVEKVVLTGTFAAPADRWNELIPVALEELNKRHPDMDITMEYEVLPYDDTRSKLITLTAGKTPRDLVSVDQIWLGEFAQSGFLKDITKEVNSWGRIDEFYPANVEGSKFNGKFYSIWTWTDVRVTWYWKDLLEEADVDPEMLKTWDGYIEAYKKLAPVTMKKGILPMHLVGASHSPDMWFPYLWMNGGEILEQKDGEYYPAFYSEAGAKALTFLRDQVEAGIRPQVQHQWGQEFTDKRFAVMIEGSWLLGNFPEGFDFDQIGMIPGFPVPEEGMKSSTMMGGWLLAVPSTSEHPELAWELMTIMLDPEILTPVLAKYVYLPTQKTIAEQDPYKSTLETEIPFFEDLMKAVEIGKGRPNIPEYPQIAEALRIAIEEVYYGVKTPEDALRDASKKVEEILIF; via the coding sequence ATGAGTAGGAAGATTTTAGTGAGTTTTGTGTTGTTTGTTATGATTTTTTCAAGCATGGCTTTAGCAGTGGAAAAGGTTGTTTTAACTGGAACATTCGCCGCTCCTGCAGATAGGTGGAATGAGTTGATACCAGTGGCTTTAGAAGAGTTAAACAAAAGACATCCCGACATGGACATCACGATGGAATACGAAGTGCTCCCATATGATGATACAAGGTCTAAACTTATCACTTTAACTGCTGGAAAAACTCCAAGAGACTTAGTTTCAGTCGATCAAATATGGTTGGGAGAGTTTGCACAATCAGGTTTCCTAAAAGATATTACAAAAGAAGTTAACTCTTGGGGAAGGATTGATGAATTTTATCCTGCAAATGTCGAAGGTTCAAAATTTAATGGCAAGTTTTACAGTATCTGGACTTGGACAGACGTACGGGTAACTTGGTATTGGAAAGATTTGTTAGAAGAAGCAGACGTAGATCCCGAAATGCTGAAAACTTGGGATGGATACATAGAGGCCTACAAGAAATTAGCTCCTGTCACTATGAAAAAGGGTATATTACCGATGCATTTAGTAGGTGCTAGTCATTCGCCTGATATGTGGTTTCCATATCTATGGATGAATGGTGGAGAAATTCTTGAACAGAAAGATGGGGAGTATTACCCAGCTTTTTATAGCGAGGCAGGTGCAAAGGCACTAACTTTCTTGAGAGATCAAGTAGAAGCAGGTATAAGGCCACAAGTCCAACATCAATGGGGCCAAGAATTTACTGATAAGAGATTTGCTGTAATGATCGAAGGAAGTTGGCTGTTAGGGAACTTCCCTGAAGGATTTGATTTCGATCAAATTGGTATGATTCCAGGATTTCCAGTTCCTGAAGAGGGTATGAAAAGTTCCACGATGATGGGGGGTTGGCTGTTGGCTGTTCCTTCAACATCCGAACATCCCGAGTTAGCTTGGGAATTGATGACTATCATGCTTGATCCAGAAATTTTGACCCCTGTTTTGGCTAAATACGTTTACTTGCCCACTCAAAAAACCATAGCCGAACAAGATCCTTACAAATCCACTCTTGAAACTGAGATACCCTTCTTCGAAGATCTTATGAAGGCGGTAGAAATAGGAAAGGGAAGACCAAATATTCCCGAATATCCACAAATAGCCGAGGCATTGCGAATAGCAATAGAAGAAGTCTATTATGGGGTAAAAACTCCAGAAGATGCCTTGAGAGATGCCTCAAAGAAGGTTGAAGAAATTTTGATCTTCTAA
- a CDS encoding carbohydrate ABC transporter permease has product MQKKKWMPFLLLLPALAIMFFLMIFPVFWNITISLNDVKTTNINDVWPFVGLQNWVKIFQDEYFLQSLKVTLFFVLGSVFFQIFIGFLIARILIERVWGTKFFRVLFMLPWLLSATIVGFSWQWMYNDYFGLINGMLMRLGMQPVNWISDPNMALISLLIANIWFGTPFSILFQESSLLTIDRSLYEAAKIDGANPLQSFFNITLPLLTPFLGINLILTSMWSVNLFDLQLVLTGGGPLMSTTTASLYMYKQGFEQGNLSIGATIGLVLLIINLIVSFLYLRALRGEEA; this is encoded by the coding sequence ATGCAAAAGAAAAAGTGGATGCCTTTTTTATTGTTACTACCTGCTTTGGCCATAATGTTCTTTTTAATGATTTTTCCTGTATTTTGGAATATCACTATATCGCTGAATGATGTTAAAACTACTAATATAAATGACGTTTGGCCTTTTGTTGGACTCCAAAACTGGGTAAAAATTTTTCAAGATGAATATTTCCTACAATCTTTAAAAGTTACACTCTTTTTTGTTTTAGGATCGGTATTTTTTCAAATTTTTATAGGATTTTTAATAGCGAGGATTTTAATTGAAAGAGTTTGGGGGACTAAATTTTTTAGAGTTCTTTTTATGCTTCCTTGGCTTTTGTCAGCGACTATCGTTGGATTTTCTTGGCAGTGGATGTACAACGATTATTTTGGATTGATAAATGGTATGCTCATGAGATTAGGAATGCAGCCTGTTAATTGGATATCAGATCCAAACATGGCCTTGATATCCTTATTGATAGCTAACATATGGTTTGGAACACCGTTTTCTATACTTTTTCAAGAATCCTCGTTGTTGACAATCGATAGAAGTTTGTATGAGGCCGCAAAAATTGATGGTGCTAACCCACTTCAAAGTTTTTTCAATATAACGTTGCCTTTGTTGACACCTTTTTTGGGGATAAATTTGATCCTTACTTCTATGTGGAGTGTAAACCTTTTTGATCTTCAATTGGTATTGACGGGAGGAGGTCCCTTAATGTCTACTACAACGGCATCTTTGTATATGTATAAACAAGGTTTTGAGCAAGGTAATCTATCAATTGGTGCAACAATAGGATTAGTTCTACTTATTATAAATTTGATAGTTTCTTTCCTTTATCTACGGGCATTGAGAGGTGAGGAGGCATGA
- a CDS encoding LacI family DNA-binding transcriptional regulator has protein sequence MNNKPKYEKIKEFLIANIENGTYKPDEQIPSEKALAKEFKVSRETVRKALDKLVFEGYLYRIQGLGTFVSPIKGLSTSSMQEKHKIGVVLPISHEYLSFEILAGIEKAYHNTEYEPFVQFIDSNSTITKLKMKYILSSNPKGYIILPTKELVEDEIFKRLLKKEVPMVFVDKTVNDIRKPLVQSDNYLGAYHLTKELIQNSTVKSTMFFSEEDFSISSVKERYNGMSDACKEHNIPVYSEIVGKNEMDRAIDKCLKYHVDTIFCCNDIVAVSTLTALQVRGLSVPEKVKLYGFDDRPIAQSIFPNLTTVRQPLRNMGEVAAKYLASIIEGENKSENFKITLPVELVWRDSTGQKIK, from the coding sequence ATGAATAACAAACCAAAATACGAAAAAATAAAGGAATTTTTGATAGCAAATATAGAAAACGGAACATATAAACCTGATGAACAGATACCATCCGAAAAGGCGTTAGCCAAAGAATTTAAAGTAAGTAGAGAAACTGTCAGAAAAGCACTAGATAAATTAGTTTTTGAAGGTTACCTTTATCGAATTCAAGGTTTGGGAACGTTTGTCTCTCCTATAAAAGGGTTATCTACAAGTTCTATGCAAGAAAAACACAAAATAGGTGTTGTTCTTCCTATTTCACATGAATATTTATCTTTTGAAATATTGGCGGGGATTGAGAAGGCTTATCACAACACAGAATACGAACCTTTCGTTCAGTTCATAGATTCTAATTCCACTATAACGAAATTAAAAATGAAATATATTCTCTCTTCTAATCCAAAAGGATATATAATCCTTCCCACAAAAGAATTGGTAGAAGATGAAATTTTCAAAAGGTTATTAAAAAAAGAGGTTCCTATGGTTTTTGTAGATAAAACAGTTAACGATATTAGGAAACCACTTGTTCAATCTGATAATTACTTAGGTGCATATCACTTGACAAAAGAGCTTATTCAAAATTCAACAGTAAAATCTACCATGTTTTTCTCTGAAGAAGATTTTTCTATTAGCTCCGTGAAAGAAAGATATAACGGAATGTCCGATGCATGTAAAGAGCATAATATTCCCGTTTATAGCGAAATAGTTGGGAAAAATGAGATGGACAGGGCTATAGACAAATGTTTGAAGTACCATGTGGATACTATATTTTGTTGTAACGATATTGTAGCCGTAAGTACTTTGACAGCGTTGCAAGTAAGAGGTCTTTCGGTACCTGAAAAAGTGAAATTATATGGATTTGATGATAGACCAATAGCGCAAAGTATATTCCCAAATCTTACCACTGTAAGGCAACCTTTACGAAATATGGGTGAGGTTGCGGCAAAATACTTAGCTTCAATCATCGAAGGTGAAAATAAAAGCGAGAATTTCAAAATTACTTTGCCTGTTGAACTAGTATGGCGAGATTCAACTGGGCAAAAAATCAAGTGA